The Nostoc sp. 'Lobaria pulmonaria (5183) cyanobiont' DNA window CAGAACCATCCTCTACGCCAACTGCTTCACCATCTCCTACACCAACTGCTGTACCAGCTCCCACAACAACACCAAATACGATACCAACTTCTACAGAATTCTCCCAACTACCTTGCGATAAAGATCAACAGCTATCCTCGCCCCCCCCAGCCACAGGCAAACCAACCTGGGAAACTAACGTCTATAAATATTACGGGCAGATCAGTCCAAAAACGAAAGAAGCCAATGGTAAAGGGTTAATGATTTTTAAGCAGAATCAATTTCAGTACTATGGAGACTTTAAAAATAATAAACGTAGTGGTTGTGGGAGATTATCATATCCGGTAGAAAGTAATATTAACTATTATTTAGGGCAGTTTAAAAATGATCAACCTCAAGGGTTGGGATATTTAAAACTGAGAAACGGAAACGAATATAGAGGAAACTTTGCTAAGAATAAATGTCAAGGAAAAGGAGTATATATATTTACAGATAAAACTGAGAAAGATGGACTCTGGCGTGAAGATAAGTTAGAAGGAAGCGATAATTTATCGTGTAAAGAGTTTAACCGTAATTATCGATAGTATGCACATCAATCTAATTAATTAAGTTTGACATTCCAGTGACGTGCATCTGAAGTAAATTCATAAAGCAAAGGTTATTAAAGAAGATGGAAATTAGACTTTCTGCTACTGCTTTAGTTGTTTTCACAAGTTTGAGTTGTTTTCCAATGCAACGATTACTGGCCCAAGAAGCACTTCCTGTTGCAGGACCGGCAATAGCATCAAACAACGATAATAGTAATAATAATATTATTATTGATGGATTACCTGCTGCGGGGCCTGCCATACAGCCAGAAAGTAGACGTTCTTCATCACGCCCAACAGTCATTAGTACAGAATCTAGAAGGTCATCAAGGCGTTCAACAGCCATTAGTAGAGAGGAACCTAGAAGGTCATCAAGGCGTTCAACAGCCATTAGTAGACCAGAATCTAGACCACGAGTTAGACTAGTAACGGACACACCACAGAGACAAACTCGTCCAAGAAGGAGAATAAAACAACCGGCTACACCAGTTCAAAAAGCACCTTCAGTCTCTCCCAATTTCCCAATAAGACTATGGTAAAACTATAGATTTATAAAGGGCAAAATGGAAAGCTAAAAATTAGAATTTAGGAATTAAGCTTGCTGATTGTTTAATTTTGGGTTGTTGATAGAAAGCATGTTTTAAGCTAGTATGAAGATAGAACAATATTTTAGGTAGCCTGATTAAAGCTTTAAGCATTGCCTCAGAGGTTGTTTGAAAAGTGTTTCGCTGTGAATTTATATATTTTCAGATCCCCCCAATCCTCTAAAAAGGAGGAAACTGGAATCAAAGCCCCCCAATATTATCAGGGAATTTAGAAGGTTCTAAAACTTTTGATACCGACAAAACGACTTTTCAAACATCCTCTCAGATTTGGAATTGTACAATATATGCCCTTAGATGAATCAGATAATACTAATTTACTCATACGCTCATTAAGAAAGCCAGAAATAACAAGGGTTTAGAAGTGTGTATGTGCCGCATTCTTTTTTGAAATTAGTATAGTTTCTTAAAGTTGATTAACAAAAGCGATTATTTTAATTTAAATAGCTAGCTTTGCTCGAAGCTGAATAGTTTATGCAAAACAAGATAATCAAAAAGAACCTAGAACTTTGTACTGTTTTAAGTATTGGTTTGGGTGCAATTGCGCTATTGTTCTGGCTGCAATCACAGCGTACTGCTAGAGTGAGTATTGAGAAACATTCAGATTTCCAAAAAACAATTGAGAAGCCAGCATTTCCTATAGTCAAGCCAACTGTTCCCGCAGCTTCTAAACAACACATCCATCTAGTACTTAAACGAAGTATACGGAAGTTGTATGTATACAAAGGAGACAGTTTACAAGCTAGCTACCCAGTCGCGGTCGGTAAACCAGGTTCGGAAACGCCAATAGGAAAGTTCAAAGTTATTGAGATGTTGAAAAACCCAGATTGGACACATCCTCAAACTGGAAAATTAGTTCTTCCAGGTGCAAATAATCCCTTAGGAGAACGCTGGATTGCATTTTGGAATGTTGGCAGAGAATACATCGGATTTCATGGTACTCCTGATAGAACATCTGTCGGGAAAGCAGTTTCTCATGGTTGCGTTCGGATGTATAACGAGGATGTTCGTGAACTGTATAAAATGGTCAAACTTAGTACAACTGTTATAGTAGAACCTTAATCTGGGCATACTCAATACAAATGTACTAAAAATCTCCAATGCTGAATAATTGGCTTACCTTTCAACTTGAGCGATCGCTTCTTCTGGTGAGACATTACCATAAATAACAGACATAATCCCTGGTTAGGTATTCATCCATCATCGTGACGTTGGCGTAAACTACCCGTTGAATAAGTGTAAAACTGAGTCTGTCACCTTCGACATCAATGCTAGTTTTGCAGCTAATTTCCCCGTCGGTAAAATCTAGCTCAAAGTTGCCAATAATCATACCTGAATTAGCTCTAGTTAAAACTCTGCCACAGTCAGCCGCTTATTTTCTGGTGAATTGACTGGACAAATTGAGTAAAAAACGAATTTATTTTGTTTACTTCTGGCAGTTCCTCGCCCTGAATACTGCCCTGTGGTTTCATTTGCAATTCATCTTCTTCATCAGGTAATTCTTCTCGCTCAAGCTTCTCACTTTGTGGCTGATGAATTCTTTGCACTGAATTAAGATGTATTTCCTCTGGAGATAAGTACTGGCTTGCAAATACTCTCATGTTGGATAAAGGAGAACACGCTGCTGTGTTCTCCTAGCCACGAGGAAAAGTATCCTTGAATCTGCCTTTTGATGTTCGTACTTTCTTAAGTTGACAATGTTCTTATGTAAAACTGACTCCTAGTGTATAAGAAAAATCAGGATTAGAACTGCTACCAGAGAAAGTTCCGCCATCTTCAGGCAAGAAAGCATATTTACTCACTGAAATGTAGTACGTACCTGCACTCAGGGAGCGGGTAATTAATGACGAATTGCTACCGCCACTCTCGTCGCTCGTTTCCAGTAAAGTCCCAATTCCAGTATCGTCAAACAGTCCGAGAACTGTATCTCCTGATGTTACTGTCTTAATAGTGACAGTTTCTGGATTTGCTAAAGAAAATTTAAAAAAGTCGAAATCGGGATTGTCCCCCAGTTGAACTGTGGTAATCTGGGCTGAAAGATTAATGTTTGAGCTTGATGATAAGGAACCTAACCATTCAGCAGTAGCCAATGTGTTGTTTGTACCTTCTCCAGCATTTTCCCCCTCAAAGAAAAGGAAGTCATCACTATCAAGTCTGAGATTGTTTTTCGCCAGCGCAATACCGATGAACTCATCTGGTTCTGCTCCCGGTTTGTCTGAGAATATTCGTGTGTTGCTGCCAACAACTTGCAGCCGATAGTCCTGTAAAGATCCTTTGAGTTCAATTCGATCTTGGCTAGAGTCGAAGTCAGTAATAGTAGCGTAGTCCCCAAAGCCAGGATTTGCGCTGTTGTTATCGTCGTAGAAAATATTTACAGCGTCCCCCAGGATAAATCTATCTGCCCCAGTCCCGCCAGTTAAGGTATCAGTTTCTCCTAATCCGGGTGGAAGCGGACTACCAGGAAAAGTACCAATGAGGATATCGTTTCCAGATCCCCCATTGAGTATTTCATTACCCGGCCCGCCTTGTAGGCTATCATTACCGTCCTCACCATTGAGGATATCATCGCCATTACTACCGTCTAGCGTATCATCACCTACTCTTCCATTTAGAGTGTTATTAGAAGTATTACCAAAAAGGAAGTTGTTAAGACTGTTACCTGTCCCAGTAATGTTACCACCTTCTCTCAGCCTCAGGTTCTCCAGATTGGCTCCTAGTGTGTAGTTTACAGAAGACCGGACGGTATCTATGCCTGAATTCGCAGCCTCTGTAATGGTATCAAGAGTAGTGTCAACGATGTAAGTATCATCACCTGCCCCCCCGTTCAAAGTGTCAATACCTAAACCGCCATCAAGTGTGTCATTGCCATTATTACCGGATAATCGGTTATTTTGGTTATCGCCAGCAATGCTGTCATTTGCATTTGTGCCGATGACATTATCAAAGTTGACTGCGGTAAATGACAATGTTCCTAAACCAGGAACTTTATTAGCAGCCAAACTTTGGGTTTGCAGGTTAACGGTGATAAATACCCCAGGCAAAGATTGGGATGCATCGATGGTGTTGTTGGCAACCTTAGCGTTAGCAATAACCTTTTCTACTTTAAAGAGTTGGTCTTTTCCCAATCCGCCAGCTTTTTGAATGGTTCCAACACCTGACAAGGTAATAGTTTGACCTAATTGACTATAATCTGCGGTATCAATGCCATCTCCACCATCAATGTTGTCGTTACCCTGACTGCCTTTGAAGGTGTCACTGCCTGCACCACCTTTTAAAGTATCGTTTCCTGTGCCCCCATCAAGTGTATCATTGCCATCTCCACCGCTGAGACTGTCGTTCGCCGTCCCACCTGCAAGGGAATCGTTACCAGCCAAACCATTCAAGATATCGTTACCGGAGGTACTATTGGCATTACCACCACTAGCCCAGCCAACTATGGTATCATTTCCCGAACTCCCATTTATCGTGTCAGGATTTGTAGTACCGAAAGCCATATTATCTCTCCTAAATTTCTCACTAAATATGTAAGTTCAGCATCAATCAAAAAACTGTTTATCAGTTCAATGTAGATTACTTGTCATTTGCGTAATTTCGTTTTAAATAACATTAACTATTTAGTTAGGAACTTCTCAAGAAAAAATATCCAATTATTTACTGTGGGCTGATCCGAAAGGCCAGCCCTTGATTGCGAACGAAACGCCTACTCTAAAAAATCAGATAATTTATTTCCTGACAATCCATTAATTTATTACGCAAATGATTAAGTAATTAGGTCAAATATTTTGGTTTTTTTTCCAACTTGTTGAACCCATGCCGTAATTATTTAATTATCATGAAGTACAAGGTTACATGAACTTCTTTACTAAATCTTCAAAATACTTAAAAAATCCAATTCATAATACATTGATATATGTTTGTAAATCTTAAATTAAATATTTTTTAAAATCTACTGATTTATTTGGTTAATGTTGTCAGTTTTTTTAGCTTGATGGGGTTTATGATTAAGTTAGGTTTCGAAATCATTGATTTTTGTTAAAGAACTATTATGTTTAATTACAAAAAACTATTTATGTATTAATGAAATACTTTTTTAAGTATATAAGTTAAATTGATATATATCCAGAATATTTTTATGCTTAATAACATTTTAGCTTTACATAAATTTTATATGCTTTTTTGGAAATTAGCGATCTCTGCGGTTTTTGCTAGTCTACGCATACCCACAAAAACCATCTAAACAAATGTCAATGAAGAAAAGCCGATCTCAAACACATGTTTCAGATTGTGTACTAACAAAAGTAATAGAAAAGTACTAATTTCAGATAAAAACTCATGCACCAAGCTGTGGGATGATAAATATGAATATTTAGTCATATATTGCTTCCTACAGATCAATACATCCCAAATCTGTATTTGGAGCCATAGCCTATGTATGATTGAAAGGGGACTGAAGCCAAACCAGAGCGCGTAAATTGGGGACTCTTGAAAATTTGAATGGGGATTTAGACCCCAACCAAATCTTACTCATCTTTTCTTCCCCATTACCCAGGCGAGACTTATAGTCGTTCCGCTGCTAAAATTTTGCTTAGTCTTTAGTCTACGGAAAATGCTTCGATACCGTAACCAAACAATATTTTTTATTCTTTCTGTGCTCTTCGTTGTACCGATGGGCTTTTTGTTTAAGTATTATAATGGGCCTGCCCATTACTGGTTTAATGACTACGGAGCAGCTGTATTTTACGAAATCTTTTGGTGTCTGTTTGCATTTTGGTTTTTCAGAAGTCGCGCAGCAGTAATCCAAATTCCTATATGGGTTTTTATTCTCACCTGTATATTAGAATTCTTGCAACTTTGGCATCCGCCACTATTAGAGCAAATTCGCGCCACCTTGATAGGTAAATTGTTACTTGGTACGACCTTTGTTTGGTGGGATTTTCCTCATTATGTATTGGGTTCTGTTTTAGGTTGGTTGTGGCTGCGACAATTACACGGAATAGGTTATGCAAAAAAAAGTCAAGGTTAAACCTAATTCAAAACAGCAAAGAATTGAAGAACAACCTGATGGCAGTCTAACTGTTTATTTAAAATCGCCTCCAATTGATGGTAAGGCTAATGAAGAGTTAATTAAACTATTAGCAGATAAATTTGATGTACCCAAGTCTCATATCAGAATTAAGTCAGGTTTGTCCTTTCGGCAAAAGCTGATAGAAATTGATACGGATACCTAACTTCTGCTTAATAATACCTTTTTTGAAGACTTTGATAACTCCTGATATGAGCTACATCCTACCCAGGACATCCTCTACTAGAGACAAGAAATGAGAGGCAGAAACTTGCAAAATCTAATTTTTATGCTTGTGTAATACTGATATACCTTGGTTGAGTTTTGACTCTTTCTATCCAAGCTTGGATAGCAGGATATTGTGTTAAATCAAATCCACCTTCATCAGCTACATGAGTATAAGCGAACAAGGCAATATCAGCAATCGTATAATGTTCTCCCACAAAAAAATCTTGAGAAGTTAAGTGTTTATCCATCAAGTTAAGTGCTGTATAGCCTGGTTTGCGTTTTTGTTTGATAGCTTCACCATATTCTTCAGCTTTACCTAGAATAGAAATCCAAAATCTTGATGTAGCAATAAAAGGCTCATGGCTACATTGTTCAAAACATAACCATTGCAGCACCAGCGCTCGTAAAAAGCGGTCATAAGGTAAAAACTCTGTACCTTCACTCAGATAAACCAATATGGCATTTGATTCCGCCAAATATTTCCCTGGCTCGATTTCCAAAACAGGTATCTTCCCGTTAGGATTTTTACTTAAAAATTCTGGTGTTCGAGTCTCGCCTTTCAAGATATTAAGCTCTATCCTCTCAAAAGGCATACCTAGTTGTGTCAATAAAAGACGTATCTTATAACCATGACCAGAAGGTAAAAAATCGTACAGATGCATTAGTTCCATGTTAAAATACAGTTAGGAATATGTTGAGAAGTAAAGGTTCAAAATACAATATCTTACCAAAAGATTTTCCCAAAACCGGATATTTTTTTTGTATTTAGGATCTGAACGTACTACATAAAATTATTCGAGAAAATAAAAAAAAATATTATTTCTTTCTAGATTGAGATGTTTAATTTAGTTAGTGGTCGAAAATAAAACTATGTGTGGAAGATTTACTTTAAACCAGTCGGCAGCAGGATTATCTAAAGTTTTCCATGTCGAGTCAGTTGCCGATTTAGCAGCCGAATATAACATTGCTCCTACGCAAATGGTGGCGACAGTGTTACAAAATCCCGAAAGCGAAAAGCGGGAATTTAAGCAGTTGCATTGGGGATTAATTCCGTCATGGGCGAAAGATGCAGGAATGGGGGCAAAGCTGATTAATGCCAGGGCAGAAACTGTCGCCGACAAACCTGCTTTTCGTTCGGCTTTTAAGCACAGACGCTGTTTAGTGCTAGCTGATGGCTTTTATGAGTGGCAACGCCAACAAGGTAAGAAGCAGCCATTTTATTTTCGTCTCCAAGATGGGCAACCCTTCGGTTTTGCCGGTTTGTGGGAGAGATGGCGATCGCCTGCTAACGAAGAAATAATCTCTTGTACAATTTTGACAACGGCAGCTAACGAATTACTCCAACCCATCCACGAGCGGATGCCAGTAATTCTGGAGCCGCAAGATTACGATTTATGGCTAGATTCCCAAGTGCAAACGGCCCAAACCCTACAGCAGCTATTGCGTTCCTATCCAGCGTCAGCAATGACTGCATATCCAGTTAGCACCTTGGTAAACAACTCTCGACATAATAGTTCAGAATGTATCGTACCCCTCAGCCAGAAGAACGCCCCCGCAAATCAGTTAAATTAGCTATTGAGTGAACTATAGAATTGGGGAGACAAGCAGACAAGGGGATAAAAAAGCGTTTTCCCAATGCCCCATGCCCAATGCCCCAATGCCCAATACCTAGAGACAATATATGCCAAGAACACAAAAAAACGATAATTTTATTGACAAATCCTTTACTGTAATGGCGGATATTATTCTGAAGATCCTGCCAACTAACAAAAAAGCTAAAGAAGCGTTTGTTTATTATCGAGATGGTATGTCGGCCCAAGCGGAAGGGGAATATGCTGAGGCATTGGAATACTATGAAGAAGCTCTAACACTAGAGGAAGATACTAACGATCGCGGCTATATTTTCTACAATATGGGGCTAATTTATGCCAGCAATGGCGACCACAGCAAAGCTTTAGAACTATATCACAAGGGAATTGAGTTAAACCCACGTATGCCCCAAGCCTTGAACAACATCGCTGTGATTTATCACTACCAAGGTGAAAAGCAGAAAGAAGCTGGAGATAACGAGGCTGGCGAAGCGCTTTTTGACCAAGCAGCAGACTATTGGATTCGCGCTATTCGCATGGCGCCCAATAACTACGTCGAAGCCCAAAACTGGCTGAAAACCACCGGGCGATCGCAAATTGACGTATTCTTCTAAAAGTGATGAGTTAGGAATTATGATTTATTCACTCCTAACTCCTCACTCCTAACTCCTAACTAAAAAAAGATGATTGACCAAGAACAAGTTCACAAAGTAGCTAATCTTGCTCGTTTAGAATTGACTCCAGAAGAAGAGGAACAATTTACTAGCCAGTTGGGAAGTATTCTGGACTATATCGAACAACTGAATGAACTTGATGTCAGTAATGTGCTGCCAACAACACGGGCAATTGATGTCAGTAATATCACACGAGAGGATGAATTGCAACCCTATCCTGACCGGGAAAGTATTCTCAACAGTGCGCCGGAACAGGAAGGCGAATTTTTCAAAGTACCAAAAATCCTCAATGCTGAATAGTTATAAAAGAGGACAACGGGATAGGGGGAAACCCCATAGATAAATCTAGTTGCTCTGAAAACAAAGCTGTAGAGTACATCCTTGCAAGCAATCAAGGGAACAATTTCCGGTTTTGCTTAAATCACACTTAGTTGTGCGTGGGTACTTCTGCCTCAAGCCGGACTCAACTAGACATGAGATGAAATCATGCAGTTAGTAATGTATAATTAACGTCAACAGTACAGGGTACTTGTCGAGTATTAAAACACTTGCTCGTACTGCCAAAGTATGTTATATGTCTAAATCTGTAATTACCGTTAACGTCAAGTTGTTTGCTGCTTATCAAGAAGCCTTTAGGGTTTCGGAACTAGTGCTGGAATTTCCTAATAGTATGCCAGTCAAAGCAGTATGCGATCGCCTTATAGCTGAACACCCTGAACTCTCACAATGGCGAGATATAACCCGTTTTGGGATTAATTTGATATTTGTCGAACCAGATACACTACTACATGATGGGGATGAAGTCGTGCTGATTCCACCAGTCAGTGGTGGCTAGGAAACAGTTATGAGTTAGGAGTTATGAGTGATAAGTTAAAGATTTAAAACTTATAACTCATAACTATTCAAAGAGAATTGGTCTTAGCAGTTAGCTTTATTAAGTTATCTAACTCTTGCTGCATTTGACTAACAACTAATTCATAACATTCATTGACATAGTGGCGATCGCTAGCTGCTTCAGGGCCGTAGCGTTCAAATACAATTGGCGGACAAACTCGCGTATATATGGGCACTGGTAATGGAATATTAGGCAATGGGCCAATTCCTAATCCCCACGGCAGTCCGAGATAAATTGGAAAAACTTCTGGATCGATACCTAATAGCCAAGGCATTCCCCACTCATGGAGTTGCTGCACAACTTTGTAGCAGTCAGCAATTATAATGAGTGTATCGTGAGCGCCCCAGGAAATCATAGGCACAATCGGCACATTTTCCCGTAACGCTAACTTGATAAATCCTTGCCGCCCTGCCAAGTAAATTTTGTTACGTAAATAATTCGGTCGGAAGAGATCTTCGGCTCCACCGGGATAAACTAGTAGACTCGCTCCAGAGCGTAAGGCAGTGTAAGCCATTTTTGGATGAGCGAAGATTGCTCCAGCCTTAGCGACTAGTTGCGCTAGTGGCGTGCTAACTTGCCAAACCTTGGGATGCATCAAACCATAAACTGGTTTCTCTACACCAAATCTTCGGAACCAGTCGTACATCATCATTGACATATCAGGGGCCGCGAGTCCCCCATTGTGCGAACCAACAAGTAAGACTTTTTCTTGGGGTGGAATATTATCCCAGCCACTAGTTTGAACTTGGAAATAGTACTGATACAAAAAGCCAAACAGCGGCATCAGAGATTCTATGAACTTTGGATCTCGCTCATCCAAAGACCAACCGGGTTTTTTGTTTAAGAAATGTTGCTTTTTTGACATTGAGGCATTTTAACAGGATTGGCAAAGTTCAAACAATCCTTTTTTTAGATATAACTCAATAAGGTTGGGTTAAGGCTAAAACTCTGTTATTAAAATCAACGTAGACGCATAGAAGTTGATTTTCCTTAATTGCGATCGCTTAATCATTAAACATTTCTAGAAATTAAATATGCATTATCCATAACTTTTGTAGAGACGTAGCAGTGCTACGTCTCTACATTCTTTTTCACTCATATTTCTATTGCCACACAGCGATTAATTTGGTGATGTCTATCTAGTAGTTGCTGGTTTTGAACGCTGCTGCTGGTAAAAACCCACAACTTTTTGAAGATATGTAGCAGTAAATCCGCTGTTGCAGCCTGTATAGCTGCCAGTCATCCACCAACAACCGACACCACGCACAGCAGCGGTTTCATTATTATTAGTGGCAAGAAATTGCTTGTTAAACTCACGGCGCGTAATGCAAGATATAACTTGGCGTGCCTTCGCGGGGCTATTTTCAAACTGCGTTGGTGTTAGTTCTTGTTTGAGACAATGTTTCGACCAGCCTTTTAAGGTTTCTGGTTTAACTTGCCATTCACTATAAAGTCCATCATTGGCGATGCCGGTCTGCGGTGCAGCTAGTCGCAGCGCCTCTACCATTGCCGCGACTTGGGCATCAGAAACCTGTTGTTGTGCTTGAGCTAACAATGATGACAGTCCGAAGCTGACAATCACTCCGCTAAGTAGTAATGCTATGGGGTTTCTCCTCATGATTTTGGACTTGTTTTTAGATACCAATATGTAGAATACTACGTTTTTACACTTACAGGACTTACGCACTGAAAACCTGAAACCTAGATCCTCTCTTAAAAAGGCGGTAACGCTAAAAGCCCCCTTTTTAAAGAGGTTAGGGGATCTCTTGTGCATAAGTCCTAACTTAGTACACCATCTCATAAATTCGTAGCGAATTAAATTTGGCAATATCTTACAATGCCAATGTTTCCCGTTGCATTGTTAATGCGTCGCCTTGGAATGCCAATGTTTCCCGTTGTGTTGTTAATGCGTCGCCTTGGAATGCCAATGTTTCCCGTTGTATTGTTAATGCGTCGCCTTGGAATGCCAATGTTTCCCGTTGTATTGTTAATGCGTCGCCTTGCAATGCCAATGTTTCCCGTTGCATTGTTAATGCGTCACCCTGCAATGCCAATTGTTTCCCGTTGTATTGTTAATGCGTCGCCTTGGAATGCCAATGTTTCCCGTTGCATTGTTAATGCGTCACCCTGCAATGCCAATTGTTTCCCGTTGTATTGTTAATGCGTCCCCTTACAATGCCAATGCGTCGGCTGCATTAAAAACGCTACGCTTTTACGCAAAACTGTACTTTAGCAATTATCAAAGATTTCCCTTCAATCTGGAATTTTGAATTGTTATGCTGGGTTCCAAGTGCCGTGGAAGCTGTGGGGAATGACGCTAGGTAATCCTAGTTTGCAAACAGGTTCTGCATCCAGGCGATCGCTATCAAATACCCAAACTTCACTACTATGACAATTACCATCGTATACAACGGTTAACACCCAACCTTGCTCAGGGTTTTGGGCATCTTGGGCGTGGATGGGTTCTGAAGGATAGCGGTTTTCTCCCAAGTCTGCTTCAGTGAGGGTTTCAGTTTTGTAGTCGAAGCGGGCGATCGCACCGAACCACTCTTTGTCTATATTCCCTCTTTGGGGCATTAATGATATGTAAGTATAGCGCCAAGGTTGCCCAACTTGCGATCGCTGCACTACGGGAAATTCACACTTGCGGTTGACAACTTCGTGTATTGCTGTCACTTTACCAGTTTGAGGATTGAGGCGCACTTGCCATAATGCACCTTCAGTAACTGTGTGCGTCTCACCACTTGCGAATTCTGTGAGATACTCATTGGTTTGGTGAAAATCTGCATATCGCACCATGTCCAGAATCACGGAACCGTCTTTATCCTCATAGCCGTTGCCAAAATGCCAATTGAACCAGGCATCGGTTTCACCACGACTCACTAAGGATAAGTTTTCTCGGTCAAAGATTAACACCTGGGTTCCTAACTGAGGTTCCCACAACAGAGATTCACTAAAGGTAGTCAAACCTAGCAAAAGTGAGAGCATTTTCATCCGCATCGGTGGCATGAAAAACACCAGATACCTTTGAGTTAAAACAAAATCATGCATTATCGAGTAGCGATCTAGCTTAAAAGCCGTTTTTTGGATAATTTTGCCAGTGCGATCGCTTTTGTAGAGATTCAGTTGTACAGAACTTCCGATACTGATTCCAAAGTTAAAAATTTCGCCTGTTTGTGAATCGCGCTTGTAATGAGCAGAATAAGGTAATCCGTTGTCCAAAGCACCTAAATCATCTAATCCCTTTGT harbors:
- a CDS encoding glutathione S-transferase family protein, whose product is MELMHLYDFLPSGHGYKIRLLLTQLGMPFERIELNILKGETRTPEFLSKNPNGKIPVLEIEPGKYLAESNAILVYLSEGTEFLPYDRFLRALVLQWLCFEQCSHEPFIATSRFWISILGKAEEYGEAIKQKRKPGYTALNLMDKHLTSQDFFVGEHYTIADIALFAYTHVADEGGFDLTQYPAIQAWIERVKTQPRYISITQA
- a CDS encoding DUF167 domain-containing protein: MQKKVKVKPNSKQQRIEEQPDGSLTVYLKSPPIDGKANEELIKLLADKFDVPKSHIRIKSGLSFRQKLIEIDTDT
- a CDS encoding L,D-transpeptidase, translated to MQNKIIKKNLELCTVLSIGLGAIALLFWLQSQRTARVSIEKHSDFQKTIEKPAFPIVKPTVPAASKQHIHLVLKRSIRKLYVYKGDSLQASYPVAVGKPGSETPIGKFKVIEMLKNPDWTHPQTGKLVLPGANNPLGERWIAFWNVGREYIGFHGTPDRTSVGKAVSHGCVRMYNEDVRELYKMVKLSTTVIVEP
- a CDS encoding SOS response-associated peptidase, translating into MCGRFTLNQSAAGLSKVFHVESVADLAAEYNIAPTQMVATVLQNPESEKREFKQLHWGLIPSWAKDAGMGAKLINARAETVADKPAFRSAFKHRRCLVLADGFYEWQRQQGKKQPFYFRLQDGQPFGFAGLWERWRSPANEEIISCTILTTAANELLQPIHERMPVILEPQDYDLWLDSQVQTAQTLQQLLRSYPASAMTAYPVSTLVNNSRHNSSECIVPLSQKNAPANQLN
- a CDS encoding DVUA0089 family protein, translating into MAFGTTNPDTINGSSGNDTIVGWASGGNANSTSGNDILNGLAGNDSLAGGTANDSLSGGDGNDTLDGGTGNDTLKGGAGSDTFKGSQGNDNIDGGDGIDTADYSQLGQTITLSGVGTIQKAGGLGKDQLFKVEKVIANAKVANNTIDASQSLPGVFITVNLQTQSLAANKVPGLGTLSFTAVNFDNVIGTNANDSIAGDNQNNRLSGNNGNDTLDGGLGIDTLNGGAGDDTYIVDTTLDTITEAANSGIDTVRSSVNYTLGANLENLRLREGGNITGTGNSLNNFLFGNTSNNTLNGRVGDDTLDGSNGDDILNGEDGNDSLQGGPGNEILNGGSGNDILIGTFPGSPLPPGLGETDTLTGGTGADRFILGDAVNIFYDDNNSANPGFGDYATITDFDSSQDRIELKGSLQDYRLQVVGSNTRIFSDKPGAEPDEFIGIALAKNNLRLDSDDFLFFEGENAGEGTNNTLATAEWLGSLSSSSNINLSAQITTVQLGDNPDFDFFKFSLANPETVTIKTVTSGDTVLGLFDDTGIGTLLETSDESGGSNSSLITRSLSAGTYYISVSKYAFLPEDGGTFSGSSSNPDFSYTLGVSFT
- a CDS encoding photosystem I assembly protein Ycf3; the protein is MPRTQKNDNFIDKSFTVMADIILKILPTNKKAKEAFVYYRDGMSAQAEGEYAEALEYYEEALTLEEDTNDRGYIFYNMGLIYASNGDHSKALELYHKGIELNPRMPQALNNIAVIYHYQGEKQKEAGDNEAGEALFDQAADYWIRAIRMAPNNYVEAQNWLKTTGRSQIDVFF
- a CDS encoding lysophospholipid acyltransferase family protein, which codes for MSKKQHFLNKKPGWSLDERDPKFIESLMPLFGFLYQYYFQVQTSGWDNIPPQEKVLLVGSHNGGLAAPDMSMMMYDWFRRFGVEKPVYGLMHPKVWQVSTPLAQLVAKAGAIFAHPKMAYTALRSGASLLVYPGGAEDLFRPNYLRNKIYLAGRQGFIKLALRENVPIVPMISWGAHDTLIIIADCYKVVQQLHEWGMPWLLGIDPEVFPIYLGLPWGLGIGPLPNIPLPVPIYTRVCPPIVFERYGPEAASDRHYVNECYELVVSQMQQELDNLIKLTAKTNSL
- a CDS encoding ribosomal maturation YjgA family protein; amino-acid sequence: MLRYRNQTIFFILSVLFVVPMGFLFKYYNGPAHYWFNDYGAAVFYEIFWCLFAFWFFRSRAAVIQIPIWVFILTCILEFLQLWHPPLLEQIRATLIGKLLLGTTFVWWDFPHYVLGSVLGWLWLRQLHGIGYAKKSQG
- a CDS encoding MoaD/ThiS family protein, producing MSKSVITVNVKLFAAYQEAFRVSELVLEFPNSMPVKAVCDRLIAEHPELSQWRDITRFGINLIFVEPDTLLHDGDEVVLIPPVSGG
- a CDS encoding carotenoid oxygenase family protein → MHTISKKSNNKSWASAIAEPAKEFPLTQLSIISGKIPDGLRGTLYRNGPARLERGGDRVGHWFDGDGAILGVHFTDAGVTGVYRYVQTAEYLAETEADRFLYGVYGMYPPGPIWKRWGQQIKNAANTSVLALPDKLLALWEATNPYSLDLQTLETKGLDDLGALDNGLPYSAHYKRDSQTGEIFNFGISIGSSVQLNLYKSDRTGKIIQKTAFKLDRYSIMHDFVLTQRYLVFFMPPMRMKMLSLLLGLTTFSESLLWEPQLGTQVLIFDRENLSLVSRGETDAWFNWHFGNGYEDKDGSVILDMVRYADFHQTNEYLTEFASGETHTVTEGALWQVRLNPQTGKVTAIHEVVNRKCEFPVVQRSQVGQPWRYTYISLMPQRGNIDKEWFGAIARFDYKTETLTEADLGENRYPSEPIHAQDAQNPEQGWVLTVVYDGNCHSSEVWVFDSDRLDAEPVCKLGLPSVIPHSFHGTWNPA
- the gatC gene encoding Asp-tRNA(Asn)/Glu-tRNA(Gln) amidotransferase subunit GatC, which encodes MIDQEQVHKVANLARLELTPEEEEQFTSQLGSILDYIEQLNELDVSNVLPTTRAIDVSNITREDELQPYPDRESILNSAPEQEGEFFKVPKILNAE